A region from the Dinoroseobacter shibae DFL 12 = DSM 16493 genome encodes:
- a CDS encoding alpha/beta fold hydrolase, with product MTDPAPYRADLARAPQDARAVWVRADDGVRLRVALHATGDKGTVLIFPGRTEWVEKYGRVAGDLASAGYSALVIDWRGQGLSDRLLDDPLKGHVADFPDYQMDVQAALDCARDAGLPEPYFLIAHSMGGAIGLRAVMQDLPVRGAVFSGPLWGVKFPLWARPVAGLLGTLSSWFGLGEGYAPSTSPEPYILTAPFHDNLLTTDRAEYQDMADQMRAEPGFALAGPTMIWVHEANCECKWLATQPSPALPCLTLLGTNERIVDVGVIHERMARWPGGELVLVEGGEHEVLMESPDKRDPLIARMIAFFDAHRGTA from the coding sequence TTGACGGACCCTGCCCCCTATCGCGCGGACCTCGCACGGGCCCCGCAGGACGCGCGCGCCGTCTGGGTGCGCGCCGATGACGGCGTGCGCTTGCGGGTGGCGCTCCATGCCACGGGCGACAAGGGCACGGTCCTGATCTTCCCCGGTCGCACCGAGTGGGTCGAGAAATACGGGCGGGTCGCCGGGGATCTGGCGTCCGCGGGCTACAGCGCGCTGGTTATCGACTGGCGCGGACAGGGTCTGTCGGACCGCCTGCTGGATGATCCGCTCAAGGGCCATGTGGCCGATTTTCCGGACTACCAGATGGATGTGCAGGCCGCGCTGGATTGCGCCCGGGATGCAGGGTTGCCGGAGCCCTATTTCCTGATCGCGCATTCCATGGGCGGCGCCATCGGCCTGCGTGCGGTGATGCAGGACCTGCCGGTGCGCGGCGCGGTGTTCTCCGGGCCGCTCTGGGGGGTGAAATTCCCGCTCTGGGCGCGGCCCGTGGCGGGGCTTCTGGGCACGCTGTCTTCGTGGTTCGGGCTCGGCGAGGGATACGCGCCCAGCACCAGCCCGGAGCCCTATATCCTGACCGCCCCCTTTCACGACAACCTGCTGACCACCGACCGGGCCGAGTATCAGGACATGGCCGACCAGATGCGGGCCGAGCCGGGCTTTGCCCTGGCCGGGCCGACGATGATCTGGGTGCACGAGGCCAATTGCGAATGCAAATGGCTCGCGACGCAGCCCTCCCCCGCCCTGCCCTGCCTGACCTTGCTGGGCACGAACGAGCGGATCGTGGATGTGGGCGTGATCCACGAGCGCATGGCGCGCTGGCCCGGCGGCGAGCTGGTCTTGGTCGAGGGCGGCGAACACGAGGTGCTGATGGAATCACCCGACAAGCGCGACCCGCTGATCGCGCGGATGATCGCGTTCTTCGACGCGCATCGCGGCACCGCGTAG
- a CDS encoding tetratricopeptide repeat protein has translation MTGIVQRLNAAFAAGFLCVALAGGAVQAQSADVETLMERLQAPDLQNWEAVERRIYDAWSQSGSPAADLLLDRGRDAMEAQNYDAAIEHLTALTDHAPDFAEGWYARATAYFLADLYGPALSDLARALTLNPQHFGALSGVGRILSEMGEPEAALAAFQAAKAIHPKRPDISEAIESLERELGGQSL, from the coding sequence ATGACCGGGATTGTTCAACGCCTCAACGCTGCCTTCGCGGCAGGTTTTCTCTGCGTCGCACTGGCGGGCGGTGCGGTGCAGGCCCAATCGGCCGATGTCGAGACGCTGATGGAGCGGCTCCAGGCGCCGGACCTGCAGAACTGGGAGGCGGTGGAGCGGCGCATCTACGACGCCTGGTCGCAATCCGGCTCTCCGGCGGCGGACCTGCTGCTGGACCGGGGGCGCGATGCGATGGAGGCCCAGAATTACGATGCGGCCATCGAGCATCTGACCGCGCTGACCGATCATGCGCCCGATTTCGCCGAGGGCTGGTATGCGCGGGCGACGGCCTATTTCCTCGCCGATCTCTACGGACCGGCGCTGAGCGATCTGGCCCGGGCCCTTACCCTCAACCCGCAGCATTTCGGCGCCCTGTCGGGCGTGGGCCGCATCCTGAGCGAGATGGGTGAGCCGGAAGCCGCGCTTGCCGCGTTTCAGGCGGCCAAAGCTATACATCCCAAGCGCCCCGATATAAGCGAGGCGATAGAAAGTCTGGAGCGGGAGCTGGGCGGCCAGAGCCTCTGA
- the fdxA gene encoding ferredoxin FdxA, whose protein sequence is MTYVVTDNCIACKYTDCVEVCPVDCFYEGENMLVIHPDECIDCGVCEPECPADAIRPDTEPDMEKWVEFNRKYSEAWPVIITKKDQLPDAEERDGEQGKLEKYFSEAPGEGG, encoded by the coding sequence ATGACCTATGTCGTCACCGACAATTGCATCGCTTGCAAATACACCGATTGCGTCGAGGTCTGCCCGGTGGATTGTTTCTACGAGGGGGAGAACATGCTTGTGATCCACCCGGACGAATGCATCGATTGCGGCGTGTGCGAACCCGAATGTCCCGCCGACGCGATCCGTCCCGACACCGAACCGGACATGGAGAAATGGGTCGAGTTCAATCGCAAGTATTCCGAGGCCTGGCCGGTCATCATCACCAAGAAGGACCAGCTGCCCGACGCCGAAGAACGTGACGGGGAACAAGGCAAGCTGGAGAAGTATTTCTCCGAAGCGCCCGGCGAGGGCGGCTGA
- a CDS encoding helicase-related protein gives MRHDARITAVLGPTNTGKTHYAIDRMLGYRTGVIGLPLRLLAREVYDKIVALRGPSVVALVTGEERIVPDRVQYWVCTVEAMPQEIGADFLAVDEIQLCADPERGHVFTDRLLRARGLQETLFLGAETMRGAISALVPKAQFLRRERFSELTYTGAKKISRMKPRSAIVGFSVDNVYAMAELIRRQKGGCAVVMGALSPRTRNAQVDLYQNGDVDYLVATDAIGMGLNLDVAHVAFSSLSKFDGRRMRALAPNELAQIAGRAGRYMTPGTFGVTGEAPEITPEVVAAIEASRFTPIRKLQWRSARLDFTGPGRLIASLEAAPEDEWLARSRESDDLAALKTLAAEAEVAARLSDARDLRLLWDVCRIPDFRGISAGEHAGMLTRIFGFLHDEGRVPEPWFARQVARIDRTDGDIDTLSKRLAYIRTWTYVAQRKGWVEQDSHWRGETRAVEDRLSDALHTALTQRFVDRRTSVLLRRLKQKESLVADVNDKGEVTVEGELIGRLEGFRFRQDKTATPEEAKTVRAAAVAALAPEFHLRADRFYNAPETEIDYTEQGGLMWGEHAVGKLVKGADPLKPMVQAFVDDEAGPEVAQKVERRLQHFIDRKIAALFEPLMAMSRDEALTGLVRGFAFQLVEALGVLPRGTVANDVKSLDQDARALLRKHGVRFGQFTIFLPLLLKPAPTRLRLVLSSLAKERDVFPESPPPGLVTIPTVEGVAQEIYTESGYRAAGARAIRIDMLERLADMLRSVDTRGGFEATPDMLSITGMTLEQFADLMQGLGYAAEKGERPKVKPAPVAAAPAEVAETPEGEPSDVPSETPNETPSETPPEAPREMPVEVPQEAPAEAPPEAPTEDPVEAPTETPETPPAEIPDATAEPSEPGAAEAVSDVVAEKAEPEVEVFYTFRWSPRPRRGEARGRRQGAESGGRPNAKTGGKPGGKPRGKGKPGGRPARETGPKTYQSRPERKDKIDPDNPFAAALMGLKDKS, from the coding sequence ATGCGACACGACGCGCGGATCACCGCGGTCCTCGGTCCGACCAATACCGGCAAGACCCATTACGCCATAGATCGGATGCTGGGCTACCGGACGGGCGTGATCGGGTTGCCCCTGCGGCTGCTCGCGCGGGAGGTCTATGACAAGATCGTCGCCCTGCGCGGCCCGTCCGTGGTGGCCCTGGTGACCGGCGAGGAACGGATCGTGCCGGACCGGGTGCAATACTGGGTCTGCACGGTCGAGGCGATGCCGCAGGAGATTGGCGCCGATTTCCTCGCGGTGGACGAGATCCAGCTTTGTGCCGATCCCGAGCGGGGCCATGTGTTCACCGACCGCCTGCTCAGGGCACGCGGTCTGCAGGAGACGCTGTTTCTGGGGGCCGAGACCATGCGCGGGGCGATTTCCGCGCTGGTGCCCAAGGCGCAGTTCCTGCGCCGGGAGCGGTTTTCCGAGCTGACCTATACCGGGGCCAAGAAGATCAGCCGGATGAAGCCGCGCTCGGCCATCGTCGGGTTCTCGGTCGACAATGTCTATGCCATGGCGGAGCTGATCCGGCGGCAGAAGGGCGGTTGTGCCGTGGTGATGGGCGCGCTCAGCCCGCGCACCCGCAACGCCCAGGTGGACCTTTATCAGAACGGCGATGTGGATTACCTGGTGGCGACGGACGCCATCGGGATGGGGCTGAACCTGGACGTGGCCCATGTCGCCTTCTCCAGCCTGTCGAAATTCGACGGTCGCCGGATGCGGGCGCTGGCGCCCAACGAGCTGGCCCAGATCGCCGGGCGCGCGGGGCGCTACATGACGCCCGGCACCTTCGGGGTGACCGGCGAGGCGCCCGAAATCACGCCGGAGGTGGTCGCGGCCATCGAGGCCTCGCGGTTTACCCCGATTCGCAAGCTGCAATGGCGCAGCGCCCGGCTCGACTTCACCGGGCCCGGGCGGCTCATCGCCTCGCTGGAGGCCGCGCCAGAGGACGAGTGGCTCGCCCGATCCCGGGAATCGGACGATCTGGCCGCGCTCAAGACCCTGGCGGCAGAGGCCGAGGTCGCCGCGCGCCTGTCGGATGCGCGCGATCTGCGGCTTTTGTGGGATGTTTGCCGAATCCCCGACTTCCGCGGCATCTCGGCGGGCGAACACGCGGGCATGCTGACGCGGATTTTCGGCTTCCTGCATGACGAGGGCCGCGTGCCCGAGCCGTGGTTTGCGCGACAAGTCGCCCGTATCGACCGGACAGATGGCGACATTGACACATTGTCGAAACGCTTGGCGTATATTCGCACGTGGACCTATGTCGCCCAACGCAAGGGGTGGGTCGAACAGGATAGCCATTGGCGCGGCGAAACCCGCGCTGTAGAAGACCGCTTGTCAGATGCCCTGCACACGGCACTGACCCAGAGATTTGTCGACCGCCGCACATCTGTGCTCCTGCGGCGGTTGAAGCAGAAGGAGAGCCTGGTGGCTGACGTAAACGACAAGGGTGAAGTAACCGTTGAGGGCGAGCTGATCGGCCGTCTCGAGGGGTTCCGCTTCCGCCAGGACAAGACTGCGACGCCGGAGGAGGCCAAGACCGTGCGCGCCGCCGCTGTGGCCGCGCTCGCGCCGGAGTTTCATCTGCGCGCCGACCGCTTCTACAACGCGCCGGAGACCGAGATCGACTATACCGAGCAGGGTGGTCTGATGTGGGGCGAGCATGCGGTGGGCAAGCTCGTCAAGGGCGCCGACCCGCTCAAGCCCATGGTGCAGGCCTTCGTCGATGACGAGGCCGGGCCCGAGGTCGCCCAGAAGGTCGAGCGCCGCTTGCAGCATTTCATCGACCGCAAGATCGCCGCCCTGTTCGAGCCGCTCATGGCCATGAGCCGGGACGAGGCGCTGACCGGGCTAGTGCGCGGATTCGCCTTCCAGTTGGTCGAGGCGCTGGGCGTGCTGCCGCGCGGGACCGTGGCCAATGACGTCAAATCGCTGGACCAGGATGCCCGCGCGCTCCTGCGCAAGCACGGGGTGCGGTTCGGGCAGTTCACGATCTTCCTGCCCCTGTTGCTGAAGCCCGCGCCGACCCGGTTGCGGCTGGTCCTGTCGTCGCTGGCCAAGGAGCGCGACGTGTTCCCCGAAAGCCCGCCGCCGGGCCTCGTGACGATTCCGACGGTCGAGGGGGTCGCGCAGGAGATCTACACCGAATCCGGGTATCGGGCCGCCGGGGCGCGGGCGATCCGCATCGACATGCTGGAGCGTCTGGCCGACATGCTGCGCAGCGTCGATACCCGTGGCGGGTTCGAGGCAACGCCGGACATGCTCTCGATCACGGGTATGACGTTGGAACAGTTCGCCGACCTGATGCAGGGGCTGGGCTATGCCGCCGAGAAGGGCGAGCGGCCCAAGGTGAAGCCCGCGCCGGTCGCGGCTGCGCCGGCAGAGGTGGCGGAGACGCCGGAGGGTGAGCCGTCCGACGTGCCGTCAGAGACGCCCAACGAGACCCCCTCGGAAACCCCGCCGGAAGCGCCAAGGGAAATGCCCGTCGAAGTTCCGCAGGAGGCCCCGGCAGAAGCACCGCCCGAGGCCCCGACGGAAGACCCTGTCGAGGCCCCGACCGAGACCCCCGAGACGCCGCCCGCGGAAATACCCGACGCGACGGCGGAGCCTTCAGAGCCCGGCGCTGCCGAGGCCGTCAGCGACGTGGTTGCCGAGAAGGCCGAGCCGGAGGTGGAGGTGTTCTACACCTTCCGTTGGTCCCCCCGACCGCGCCGCGGCGAGGCCCGAGGGCGCCGCCAGGGTGCCGAGAGCGGCGGGCGGCCCAATGCCAAGACCGGCGGCAAGCCCGGTGGCAAGCCGAGGGGCAAGGGCAAGCCCGGCGGGCGCCCCGCGCGCGAGACCGGGCCCAAGACCTACCAGTCCCGGCCCGAGCGCAAGGACAAGATCGACCCGGACAACCCCTTTGCCGCAGCCCTCATGGGGCTCAAGGACAAGTCCTGA
- a CDS encoding GNAT family N-acetyltransferase, with amino-acid sequence MPHDPSPGTAAAALPPETVENMRALNRIVTRASGVLRRTASDGDMSLTEMRILHELGLATWTARQLARHLALDEGHVSRVLKRFAAQGWLRRTASPDDGRVALLELTETGAARRAAHEEVARRQVRDSLAGLSDAERPALDRAIARVRTALGDPGLAASAITIRDMAPGNLGWLIQRHAELYRIEAGFDASFERLVAEVLVEYLKTRDPARERAFIPVRDGLPLGSVFCVQGPAPNMAQLRLFWLEPSLRGTGLGRRMLADWLGFARAVGYRRAALWTHESHAAAGRLYAAAGFEITGTKPTRNFGRDVVEQHWEMTL; translated from the coding sequence ATGCCGCATGATCCGTCCCCCGGCACCGCCGCAGCGGCCCTGCCGCCGGAAACGGTCGAGAACATGCGGGCGCTCAATCGCATCGTGACGCGGGCGTCGGGCGTGCTTAGGCGCACGGCTTCGGACGGCGACATGAGCCTGACCGAGATGCGGATCCTGCATGAGTTGGGGCTGGCGACCTGGACCGCGCGGCAGCTTGCCCGGCACCTCGCGCTCGACGAGGGCCATGTCAGCCGGGTGTTGAAACGGTTCGCCGCGCAGGGCTGGCTGCGCCGGACGGCGAGCCCGGACGATGGGCGCGTCGCCCTGCTGGAGTTGACCGAGACCGGGGCGGCCCGCCGTGCGGCCCATGAAGAGGTGGCGCGGCGCCAGGTCCGCGACAGCCTTGCGGGCCTGAGCGATGCCGAGCGCCCCGCGCTCGACCGGGCCATCGCGCGGGTACGGACGGCGCTGGGCGATCCTGGGCTCGCGGCCTCCGCGATCACGATCCGGGACATGGCGCCGGGGAATCTCGGCTGGCTGATCCAGCGTCACGCAGAGCTTTACCGGATCGAGGCGGGTTTCGATGCGAGTTTCGAGCGGCTCGTGGCGGAAGTCCTCGTGGAGTACCTCAAGACCCGCGACCCGGCGCGGGAGCGCGCGTTCATCCCGGTGCGCGACGGTCTGCCCTTGGGCTCGGTGTTCTGCGTCCAGGGGCCCGCGCCGAACATGGCACAGCTGCGCCTGTTCTGGCTGGAGCCGTCCCTGCGCGGCACCGGGCTGGGGCGGCGGATGCTGGCCGACTGGCTCGGCTTCGCCCGCGCGGTCGGGTACCGGCGCGCCGCGCTCTGGACCCATGAAAGCCATGCAGCGGCCGGGCGCCTCTACGCCGCCGCCGGGTTCGAGATCACCGGGACCAAGCCAACTCGAAACTTCGGGCGGGATGTGGTAGAACAGCACTGGGAGATGACGCTCTGA
- a CDS encoding adenosylcobinamide-GDP ribazoletransferase, with amino-acid sequence MSRPRLVDLGIALSLLSRVPVPLDHAAAGTRAAQAAWAYPLVGAALGGAAGGLGWALAAIGVPAGPAAAVMLAALVMVTGALHEDGLADSADGLWGGWDAARRLEIMRDSRIGAYGVLALGLGLLLRWSCLAALLAEAGPVATLAALVAVGAMSRAAMVGVMRALPLARNDGLSHRVGTVPGWAAGLAAAVGLGTGLAVLGPVAAVVLGFAGGIAAILVGRLARSRIGGQTGDILGATQQVAEILGLLALATFVAQST; translated from the coding sequence ATGTCCCGCCCCCGCCTTGTCGATCTCGGGATCGCCCTGAGCCTGCTGAGCCGGGTGCCGGTGCCGCTGGACCATGCCGCCGCCGGGACCCGCGCGGCGCAGGCGGCCTGGGCCTATCCGCTGGTGGGCGCGGCTTTGGGCGGTGCGGCGGGCGGGCTGGGCTGGGCGTTGGCGGCGATTGGCGTGCCGGCGGGCCCTGCCGCCGCGGTCATGCTCGCCGCGCTGGTCATGGTGACCGGGGCGTTACACGAGGACGGGCTGGCCGACAGTGCCGACGGGCTCTGGGGCGGCTGGGACGCAGCGCGACGGCTGGAGATCATGCGCGACAGCCGGATCGGCGCCTACGGAGTGTTGGCGCTGGGACTGGGGCTGCTGCTGCGCTGGAGCTGCCTTGCGGCGCTGCTGGCCGAGGCCGGACCGGTTGCCACGCTGGCCGCCCTGGTCGCGGTGGGGGCGATGTCCCGCGCAGCCATGGTGGGCGTGATGCGGGCCCTGCCCCTCGCACGAAATGACGGGCTTTCGCACAGGGTGGGCACCGTGCCCGGCTGGGCCGCCGGGCTGGCCGCGGCGGTCGGCCTTGGCACCGGCCTCGCGGTTCTGGGACCGGTGGCGGCGGTGGTTCTGGGGTTTGCGGGCGGGATCGCCGCGATCCTGGTTGGGCGGCTGGCCCGGTCCCGGATCGGTGGGCAGACCGGGGATATCCTGGGCGCCACGCAGCAGGTTGCCGAGATCCTCGGACTTTTGGCGCTCGCGACGTTTGTTGCCCAGAGCACATGA
- a CDS encoding CarD family transcriptional regulator, which yields MSKANKSNEFRPNEYVVYPAHGVGQIVSIEEQEVAGLTLELFVISFEKDKMTLRVPTNKATEVGMRSLSSPDIVSKAMDTLKGKARVKRAMWSRRAQEYEQKINSGDLIAIAEVVRDLHRNDDQREQSYSERQLYEAALERLTREIAAVSGDDEGNAQKRVDDVLVSRAA from the coding sequence ATGAGCAAGGCGAACAAATCCAACGAATTCCGTCCCAACGAATACGTGGTGTATCCGGCCCATGGGGTTGGACAGATCGTGTCGATCGAGGAGCAGGAAGTCGCCGGACTGACGCTTGAGCTGTTCGTGATCTCCTTCGAAAAAGACAAGATGACCCTGCGGGTGCCCACGAACAAGGCGACCGAGGTCGGGATGCGGAGCCTGTCGAGCCCCGACATCGTGTCGAAGGCCATGGACACGCTCAAGGGCAAGGCGCGGGTCAAGCGCGCCATGTGGTCCCGCCGCGCGCAGGAATATGAGCAGAAGATCAATTCCGGGGACCTGATCGCCATTGCCGAAGTGGTGCGCGACCTGCACCGCAATGACGACCAGCGCGAGCAGAGCTATTCCGAGCGCCAGCTCTACGAGGCGGCGCTGGAGCGGCTGACGCGCGAGATCGCGGCCGTCAGCGGCGATGACGAGGGCAACGCCCAGAAGCGGGTCGATGACGTGCTGGTGTCGCGCGCGGCCTGA
- a CDS encoding SCP2 sterol-binding domain-containing protein yields the protein MSEVIEKAVEALQQRLPDGFDGTVKFVIEDEGAVMVDENGVRAGDEDAECILTASSDTFQGIMSGDVNPTAAFMTGKLKLDGDMGMAMKLGSALS from the coding sequence ATGAGCGAAGTGATCGAGAAGGCCGTCGAGGCCCTGCAGCAACGTCTACCTGACGGGTTCGATGGCACGGTGAAATTCGTCATCGAAGACGAAGGCGCCGTGATGGTGGACGAAAACGGCGTGCGCGCCGGCGACGAGGACGCCGAATGCATCCTGACCGCCAGTTCGGACACTTTCCAGGGGATCATGTCCGGCGACGTCAATCCCACGGCGGCTTTCATGACCGGCAAGCTGAAGCTGGACGGTGACATGGGGATGGCGATGAAACTCGGCAGCGCGCTGAGCTGA
- a CDS encoding RNA-binding S4 domain-containing protein has product MTATGDPQPARQRLDKWLWFARFFKTRSLAAKQVSGGHVRVNSARVTKPAASVGAGDVLTFAQGRQIRVIRVEAAGMRRGPAPEAQALYTDLTPVPDPCEPPPVRKGPRPTKKHRRDYEESRRPPLE; this is encoded by the coding sequence CTGACCGCGACCGGCGATCCGCAGCCCGCGCGCCAGCGGCTCGACAAGTGGCTGTGGTTCGCGCGGTTCTTCAAGACCCGCAGCCTCGCGGCGAAACAGGTCAGCGGGGGCCATGTGCGGGTCAACTCGGCGCGTGTGACGAAGCCCGCGGCCTCGGTCGGGGCGGGGGATGTGCTGACCTTCGCGCAGGGGCGGCAGATTCGCGTGATCCGCGTCGAAGCGGCGGGCATGCGGCGCGGCCCGGCCCCCGAGGCACAGGCGCTCTACACCGATCTGACCCCGGTGCCGGACCCCTGCGAGCCGCCCCCGGTGCGCAAGGGGCCGAGGCCGACCAAGAAACATCGTCGCGACTACGAGGAATCCCGGCGCCCCCCGCTTGAATGA